A stretch of the Kazachstania africana CBS 2517 chromosome 12, complete genome genome encodes the following:
- the PRB1 gene encoding proteinase B (similar to Saccharomyces cerevisiae PRB1 (YEL060C) and YSP3 (YOR003W); ancestral locus Anc_6.14), with product MQLLIHLLLVCSTLVNALVIPSLKDSIDKFSDDIHGLLDSAKFSSLAPVHNADAENIIPHRYIIVFKDGVSKEQIQFHKELITTLHLQQSSAFSNDFTEYLQTDINVPESMRQSLGGIVSDFDISSLLSGYIAYLSDELLHFIRLNPLIAFIEHDTMVHTTDFNTQNNAPWGLARISHRESLNLANFNKYLYDDDAGKNVDAYVIDTGVDVNHVEFHSRAHWGKTIPLNDQDIDGNGHGTHVAGTIGSQHYGVAKSVNIIAVKVLRSNGSGSMSDVVKGVEFAVSSHLERMKNEKNLKGSVANMSLGGGKSPALDLAVNAAVKAGIHFAVAAGNENQNACNSSPASAEQAVTVGASTISDERAYFSNWGECVDIFAPGLNILSTYIGANDDVTATLSGTSMASPHVAGLLAYYLSLQPEKSSEFSTRAISTSQLKKKLIEYATKDVLEDLPEGTPNVLIYNGGGQDLSDFWNLQNSKIPGSNYIGYNYFSKLKTLFDDLNFY from the coding sequence ATGCAGCTGTTGATCCATCTACTGTTGGTTTGTTCCACATTGGTCAACGCTTTAGTTATACCTTCTTTAAAAGACTCTatagataaattttctgaCGATATTCACGGTTTATTAGACTCCGCTAAATTCTCGTCGTTGGCACCAGTACACAATGCAGATGCAGAGAATATCATTCCTCATCGTTACATCATCGTCTTTAAAGATGGTGTATCAAAGGAACAAATCCAGTTCCATAAAGAATTAATTACAACTTTACATTTGCAACAATCTTCCGCCTTTTCGAATGATTTTACGGAATATTTACAAACGGATATAAATGTTCCTGAATCAATGAGACAATCTTTGGGTGGTATTGTGTCAGATTTTGACATATCATCCTTGCTTTCTGGTTACATTGCATATCTAAGTGATGAATTATTGCATTTCATCAGATTAAATCCATTAATCGCATTCATAGAACATGATACCATGGTACACACTACAGATTTCAACACTCAAAATAATGCTCCATGGGGGTTGGCTCGTATTTCCCATCGCGAATCCTTAAATCTAGCCAACTTTAACAAGTATCTATACGATGATGATGCCGGTAAAAACGTCGACGCTTACGTTATCGATACCGGTGTAGACGTCAATCATGTAGAATTCCACAGTAGGGCCCATTGGGGTAAGACTATCCCATTAAATGACCAAGACATCGACGGCAATGGTCATGGGACTCACGTGGCAGGTACCATTGGTTCCCAACATTATGGTGTTGCAAAATCCGTCAATATCATTGCAGTAAAAGTTCTTAGATCAAATGGTTCAGGTTCAATGTCTGATGTCGTTAAAGGTGTAGAATTCGCCGTTTCATCTCACCTtgaaagaatgaaaaacgaaaagaatttgaaggGTTCAGTGGCTAATATGTCCTTAGGTGGTGGTAAATCACCTGCTTTAGACTTGGCTGTAAATGCCGCTGTAAAAGCTGGTATCCATTTTGCTGTTGCCGCAGGTAACGAAAATCAAAACGCTTGTAATTCATCTCCAGCCTCTGCTGAACAAGCTGTCACAGTAGGTGCTTCTACCATTAGTGATGAAAGAGCTTACTTCTCAAACTGGGGTGAATGTGTAGATATCTTTGCTCCGGGTCTAAATATCCTTTCCACATACATTGGCGCAAACGATGATGTCACTGCTACTTTAAGTGGTACCTCCATGGCTTCTCCACACGTTGCAGGTTTATTGGCTTACTACCTATCCTTACAGCCAGAAAAGAGTTCAGAATTCAGTACAAGAGCAATCTCCACTtctcaattgaaaaagaagctCATCGAATACGCTACTAAGGACGTCCTAGAAGACTTACCAGAGGGAACACCAAACGTTTTAATCTACAACGGTGGTGGACAAGATCTATCCGACTTCTGGAATCTAcagaattcaaagattccTGGTTCAAATTACATCGGTTACAACTACTTTtccaaattgaaaacactCTTCGATGACCTCAACTTCTACTAA